In the Haloactinospora alba genome, GCTGCGCGCGCATCCCGCGGTACCGGCGCGGGTGGTCGGTTACCGTTCCTGCTCCGGGGGAGGGGAGGTGTTGAAGATCGTCACGCGGGTGCGCCGTACCGGAAGAAGCTCGCCGCCGTGCTCCTCCTCGCCGGAGGTGCGCCGGGAGACGGCGCTGCGGGCCGCGTCCAGCTCGTTGTGCAGGTGGAAGATGTGGTCCCGCAGCTCGGCCACCTCGCGCTGGAGTTCCAGGATGCGTTTGATGCCGGCGAGGT is a window encoding:
- a CDS encoding heat shock protein transcriptional repressor HspR translates to MTNPAFGDDIPVYVISVAAELSGLHPQTLRQYDRMGLVRPGRAPGRGRRYSLRDIQMLREVQRLSQEEGINLAGIKRILELQREVAELRDHIFHLHNELDAARSAVSRRTSGEEEHGGELLPVRRTRVTIFNTSPPPEQER